Proteins from one Phycisphaerales bacterium genomic window:
- a CDS encoding DUF1559 domain-containing protein yields the protein MKPTWAGFAGAFPSSAGIPRLLGRLYSHLRLHVGWSASSAAQRWETAVNHSSDDRIQARGCDFDGAGPWRRRAFTLIELLVVISVIALLIALLLPALARARHAARQAGCLSNLSQIMVATAMYLDEHNDLMPILVPRGHALLDNYSHGGRYTIRPESAWDHLYLPYERPLNRYVHPDQPRGDRATPRQDFLDPRQFNYPVFQCPDDLAYNFTEDFSEPEPTQGTSAYFLVGTSYAFNGTWYPCHAFFYNDVAEPMNWPTGVRAYTRARLQIASQFVAYLDEPGNFHAVFRTAPNQTHHGALGAYSMAFLDGQAGVTRYDGDPFDPTRYVLFPEQKKRDEN from the coding sequence ATGAAGCCGACGTGGGCAGGCTTCGCAGGTGCGTTCCCATCGTCGGCGGGAATACCGCGCTTATTGGGGCGGTTATACTCGCACCTGCGACTTCATGTGGGGTGGTCAGCCTCATCTGCTGCCCAACGGTGGGAAACCGCCGTTAACCACAGTTCCGATGATCGAATCCAGGCTCGTGGATGCGACTTCGATGGTGCCGGGCCGTGGCGTCGCCGCGCGTTCACACTCATCGAACTCCTCGTGGTCATCTCCGTGATCGCTCTGCTCATCGCTTTGCTGCTGCCGGCACTGGCCCGAGCGCGTCACGCCGCGCGGCAGGCGGGCTGCCTGAGCAACCTCAGCCAGATCATGGTCGCGACCGCGATGTACCTCGACGAGCACAATGATCTCATGCCCATCCTCGTCCCGCGCGGCCATGCCCTGCTCGACAACTACAGTCACGGCGGGCGCTACACGATCAGGCCCGAGAGCGCGTGGGACCACCTGTACCTGCCATACGAGCGCCCGCTCAACAGGTATGTTCATCCCGATCAGCCGCGAGGCGATAGGGCCACGCCGCGCCAGGACTTCCTCGATCCGCGACAGTTCAACTATCCGGTCTTTCAGTGCCCGGACGATCTGGCTTACAACTTCACTGAAGACTTCAGCGAGCCGGAACCGACGCAGGGCACGAGCGCGTACTTTCTCGTCGGAACGTCGTACGCCTTCAATGGGACGTGGTATCCCTGCCACGCGTTCTTCTACAACGACGTGGCGGAGCCGATGAACTGGCCGACTGGCGTTCGAGCCTACACCCGCGCGCGATTGCAGATCGCCTCGCAGTTTGTGGCCTATCTCGATGAACCGGGCAACTTCCACGCCGTGTTCCGGACCGCGCCCAACCAGACCCATCACGGCGCCCTTGGCGCCTACTCAATGGCGTTTCTGGACGGGCAGGCCGGTGTCACTCGCTACGATGGCGACCCCTTCGACCCGACTCGCTACGTGCTGTTCCCGGAGCAGAAAAAGCGCGATGAGAATTAG
- a CDS encoding class I SAM-dependent methyltransferase — MSRREHWDAVYRSKRDAELSWFQAMPVVSLSLIEAISPPPCRVIDVGGGQSALARELLSRGIESVTVLDIASAAIERGRARLGPDHDWVNWIVADVLEDPELGKVDLWHDRAVFHFLTEAEQRCRYVAAASRAVGPGGHAIVATFALTGPEICSGLPVCRYDARRLAVEFGPAFRLIRSTEEAHTTPSGKTQDFVYALLARERV, encoded by the coding sequence ATGAGTCGGAGGGAACACTGGGATGCGGTGTACCGCAGCAAGCGCGACGCGGAGCTGAGCTGGTTCCAGGCGATGCCGGTCGTGTCCCTATCGCTGATCGAGGCGATCAGCCCGCCGCCATGCCGCGTGATCGATGTCGGAGGCGGCCAGTCCGCGCTCGCGCGCGAACTGTTGTCGCGCGGAATTGAATCTGTGACGGTACTGGACATCGCCAGCGCCGCCATCGAGCGGGGCCGGGCTCGCCTCGGGCCGGATCACGACTGGGTCAACTGGATCGTGGCCGACGTGCTCGAGGATCCCGAACTCGGAAAGGTCGATCTGTGGCACGATCGCGCGGTGTTCCACTTCCTGACCGAGGCGGAGCAGAGGTGCCGTTACGTCGCGGCCGCCAGCCGCGCGGTAGGCCCGGGTGGTCACGCGATCGTCGCGACCTTCGCGCTCACGGGCCCCGAGATATGCAGCGGCCTGCCGGTGTGCCGTTATGACGCGCGGCGTTTGGCAGTCGAGTTCGGCCCGGCCTTCCGGCTGATTCGTTCGACCGAGGAGGCCCACACCACGCCGTCGGGGAAGACCCAGGACTTCGTGTACGCACTCCTGGCCCGCGAAAGGGTCTGA
- a CDS encoding TolC family protein, whose translation MKPGLGFDDVRQGASDRTGMRVHWNNGSPEDKEVAAAVSAMLEEELTADEAAQIALLNNRELQAVYEELNLAQADLVQAGLLRNPILSGEVRFGVNEAGTGAVIDLTQDFVSLLYMPLRKGRAEAAFEAAKLRVTAAVVDMAAEVREAFYEYQAAQQTREMRQTVMEATAASYELAKRLRAAGNNRDLDVTNERDLHEQAKVDLALAQENVVLARERLNALMGLWGKQTQWRAASRLPAVPDEEMMAEGLERRAIEASLDLGVARREIEIAARSIGIAKPFGWLTDIEVGAAAEREVEGGWSVGPSLSLPVPLFDQGQGAVSKAQAQLSQARAHYHARAVEVRSRARAAHSIVVSSRDRARYYEQIILPLRQQLVEQTQLQYNAMQVSAFQLLEAKRNQIAGGADYIESLRDYWVARTRLEQILSGRLTAFEGTGAAAASATPHTGIGEEAARPLQHRHTGTRPVASPE comes from the coding sequence ATGAAGCCGGGCCTGGGCTTTGATGACGTGCGGCAGGGCGCAAGCGATCGCACGGGAATGCGCGTCCACTGGAACAATGGGTCGCCCGAGGACAAGGAGGTCGCCGCTGCGGTGAGCGCCATGCTCGAAGAGGAACTGACCGCCGACGAAGCGGCTCAGATCGCGCTGCTCAACAACCGTGAACTCCAGGCTGTGTATGAGGAACTCAATCTCGCGCAGGCGGATTTGGTGCAGGCGGGCCTGCTCCGCAATCCCATACTGAGCGGCGAGGTCCGCTTTGGTGTCAACGAGGCCGGGACGGGTGCGGTCATCGACCTCACGCAGGACTTCGTGAGCCTGCTCTATATGCCGCTTCGCAAGGGACGGGCCGAGGCCGCTTTCGAGGCGGCCAAGCTCCGCGTGACGGCCGCGGTAGTGGATATGGCCGCCGAGGTGCGTGAGGCGTTCTACGAGTATCAGGCGGCGCAGCAGACGCGTGAGATGCGGCAGACCGTAATGGAGGCGACGGCGGCCTCCTACGAACTGGCCAAGCGGCTCCGGGCGGCGGGGAACAACCGCGACCTTGACGTCACGAACGAGCGCGACCTGCACGAGCAGGCCAAGGTCGATCTTGCACTCGCGCAGGAGAATGTTGTGCTCGCGAGGGAGCGGCTCAATGCGCTCATGGGGCTGTGGGGCAAGCAGACGCAGTGGCGCGCGGCATCACGGCTCCCGGCTGTTCCCGATGAAGAGATGATGGCCGAGGGACTTGAACGGCGGGCCATCGAGGCGAGCCTGGATCTCGGCGTCGCCCGCCGTGAGATCGAGATTGCGGCCCGGTCGATCGGTATCGCCAAGCCTTTCGGTTGGCTCACGGACATCGAGGTTGGCGCGGCGGCCGAGCGCGAGGTGGAGGGTGGCTGGTCCGTCGGGCCGTCGCTCTCGCTGCCCGTCCCGCTCTTTGACCAGGGACAGGGAGCGGTCAGCAAGGCGCAGGCCCAACTGAGCCAGGCGCGCGCGCACTACCATGCGCGCGCGGTGGAAGTCCGCTCCCGAGCGCGGGCGGCGCACAGCATTGTGGTTTCCTCACGCGACCGCGCCAGATACTACGAACAGATCATCCTGCCGCTTCGACAGCAGCTCGTGGAGCAGACCCAGCTCCAATACAACGCGATGCAGGTCTCGGCGTTCCAGTTGCTCGAGGCGAAGCGCAACCAGATCGCCGGTGGGGCCGACTACATCGAGTCGCTCCGCGACTACTGGGTCGCCCGCACCAGACTTGAGCAGATTCTGAGCGGACGTCTGACGGCGTTCGAAGGCACCGGGGCGGCGGCGGCCAGCGCCACGCCGCACACCGGGATCGGCGAAGAAGCCGCTCGCCCACTCCAGCACCGCCACACCGGCACCCGCCCCGTCGCCAGTCCCGAGTAA
- a CDS encoding multicopper oxidase domain-containing protein — MSTKITADAGHTQRTLTRRDVLATSALAGSAMLLAGRAGAQPPQPDPNQSEPAPPQPDKDFKSKEDNPARENVPPGHEHFPPGEPGKDYTPVVVPNGWTLPYKVVDGVKVFHLVAEEVEHEFAPGLKATCWGYNGGVHGPVIEVVEGDRVRIFVTNKLTAPTTIHWHGVLLPSGMDGVGGLSQKAILPGETFMYEFTLVQHGTLMYHSHHDEMTQMGLGLTGMFVIHPRNPKGPRPDRDFVLLLHEWKIDVGAKRPDPNEMTDFNILTFNAKAFPGTQPLIAKRGDRIRIRIGNLSAMSHHPIHLHGYYFMITETDGGTIPDAGQWPETTVLLPVGSTRTVEFTADNPGDWAMHCHMTHHLMNQMGEGLPNMIGVDTRGLDKQVRNLLPDYMAMGQTGMGDMGTMGMKVPDNSIPMLGAIGPKDEITMGGMFTILKVRETLSNYDEDPGWYADPPGTLASLAAAEALRQNSVANDGSTAPRATAEAMRSWPQADPGRLHTPSESHRNHGSHDGGGR; from the coding sequence ATGAGCACCAAGATAACCGCAGACGCAGGACACACGCAACGCACTTTGACGCGCCGCGACGTGCTCGCCACGAGCGCATTGGCGGGCAGCGCGATGCTCCTCGCCGGGCGAGCCGGCGCACAGCCGCCACAGCCCGACCCCAACCAATCGGAGCCGGCCCCACCCCAGCCCGACAAAGACTTCAAGTCCAAGGAGGACAACCCGGCGCGCGAAAACGTGCCGCCCGGCCACGAGCACTTTCCGCCCGGCGAACCAGGGAAGGACTACACGCCGGTCGTCGTCCCCAACGGCTGGACACTCCCGTACAAGGTGGTGGACGGCGTCAAGGTCTTTCACCTCGTCGCGGAGGAGGTCGAGCACGAGTTCGCGCCCGGGCTTAAGGCGACGTGCTGGGGGTACAACGGAGGCGTCCACGGGCCGGTGATCGAGGTGGTCGAGGGCGACCGTGTTCGCATCTTTGTCACCAACAAGCTCACCGCTCCCACCACGATCCACTGGCACGGCGTGCTCCTGCCCAGCGGCATGGACGGCGTCGGAGGACTCTCGCAGAAGGCGATCCTGCCGGGCGAAACGTTCATGTACGAGTTCACGCTCGTGCAGCATGGCACGCTCATGTACCACAGCCACCACGATGAGATGACCCAGATGGGCCTGGGCCTGACCGGCATGTTTGTCATCCACCCGCGCAATCCCAAGGGCCCTCGCCCTGACCGGGACTTTGTCCTCTTACTGCACGAGTGGAAGATCGACGTCGGCGCCAAGCGGCCCGACCCGAACGAAATGACCGACTTCAACATCCTGACCTTCAACGCCAAGGCGTTCCCGGGCACGCAACCGCTGATCGCCAAGCGTGGGGACCGGATTCGCATTCGCATCGGCAATCTCAGCGCAATGAGCCACCATCCGATCCATCTGCATGGGTACTACTTCATGATCACCGAGACTGATGGCGGCACGATCCCCGATGCCGGACAGTGGCCCGAGACCACGGTGCTCCTTCCCGTCGGAAGCACCCGCACCGTCGAGTTCACGGCTGACAACCCGGGCGACTGGGCCATGCACTGTCACATGACCCATCACCTCATGAACCAGATGGGAGAGGGGCTGCCAAACATGATCGGGGTCGATACCCGTGGCTTGGACAAGCAGGTTCGCAACCTCCTCCCCGACTACATGGCGATGGGACAGACGGGCATGGGTGACATGGGCACCATGGGCATGAAGGTTCCCGACAACAGCATTCCGATGCTCGGCGCGATCGGTCCCAAGGACGAGATCACGATGGGCGGGATGTTCACGATCCTCAAGGTGCGAGAAACCCTCTCGAACTACGACGAGGATCCCGGCTGGTACGCCGATCCGCCGGGCACGCTCGCTTCGCTCGCTGCGGCCGAAGCACTCCGACAGAACAGCGTGGCGAACGACGGGAGCACTGCGCCCAGAGCGACTGCCGAGGCGATGCGGTCGTGGCCACAGGCAGATCCTGGACGGCTGCACACGCCGTCCGAGAGTCACCGCAATCATGGCAGTCACGATGGAGGTGGGCGATGA
- a CDS encoding heavy-metal-associated domain-containing protein, translating to MRTTLVIEGMRCAGCAGNVEGALRHVKGVEGVQVSLENKRAIVMHASAVTPESLAATVNNIGYRANIAPGGQQEIRR from the coding sequence ATGAGAACAACACTTGTGATCGAAGGCATGCGCTGCGCCGGCTGCGCTGGCAACGTCGAAGGAGCTCTGCGGCACGTGAAAGGCGTTGAGGGTGTGCAGGTCAGCCTGGAAAACAAGCGCGCGATTGTCATGCACGCCAGCGCCGTTACGCCGGAATCGCTGGCCGCTACCGTCAACAACATCGGCTACAGGGCCAACATTGCGCCCGGCGGTCAGCAGGAGATACGCCGATGA
- a CDS encoding serine/threonine-protein phosphatase, with protein MDDAATLRVRPSTVIRSAGHAPKHPPLRRIAEWFGRRTLRTQLLLVVNLIVGTGLITFLCLDYRQGVRSAIHAKIASLSDEARAIAVAIEPLEQVGPGAVQRHIDAVCTAMDQTESPGHSIEVRLGDRLLLSHPSLHGESHDPDVAEGESRVVGQASLNDVQVAVSERTSGAVRRTQREAVLRASIIAASALVGAGLINLLLLRLVNAPIRDLTTFVRGVGRGEFGLSLNTGGSAELTYLANEVSAMSRELARRERDRQRQLSRARQLQNHLMSGKNANCHRWSATAFQPADEVAGDFAEIMDLDDGSVLICLADVSGHGIAAAMGAAMVKALLLSLDLSRRTPADLLNQMNARYLDASLPDDFVSMIVVRISAARDAATYASAGHETCYIRRHVGQVMELRSTGTLLGMCDDADCQDATVPMMAGDTIVLVSDGVSEAMNENGDLYGRPRLVELIAASSSHTPEQLVTQICDDVERHRRSARRADDMTIVAFTIDSQN; from the coding sequence ATGGACGACGCAGCGACCCTTCGAGTCAGGCCTTCGACCGTCATTCGGTCGGCGGGGCACGCGCCGAAGCACCCGCCCCTCCGCAGGATCGCGGAGTGGTTCGGGCGGCGGACGCTGCGGACACAACTGCTCCTCGTGGTCAACCTGATTGTCGGCACGGGGTTGATCACGTTTCTCTGCCTCGATTACCGACAGGGCGTGCGCTCCGCCATTCATGCCAAGATTGCCTCGCTTTCGGATGAGGCGAGGGCGATTGCCGTAGCGATTGAACCGCTTGAGCAGGTTGGCCCAGGCGCAGTTCAGCGTCACATCGATGCCGTTTGCACCGCGATGGACCAAACAGAATCTCCCGGCCACTCGATCGAGGTGCGTCTCGGAGATCGTTTGCTGCTATCTCATCCGTCTTTGCATGGAGAATCCCACGATCCCGACGTTGCGGAAGGCGAGTCAAGAGTGGTCGGTCAGGCGTCCTTGAACGACGTGCAAGTGGCTGTTTCGGAGCGGACATCGGGGGCCGTTCGCAGGACGCAACGTGAGGCGGTGCTTCGAGCATCGATCATTGCCGCATCGGCCCTCGTCGGCGCCGGACTGATTAATCTGTTGCTCCTTCGTTTGGTCAACGCGCCGATTCGCGATCTGACGACATTCGTGCGCGGAGTTGGTCGCGGCGAATTCGGATTGTCCTTGAATACGGGCGGGAGCGCCGAACTGACCTACCTGGCAAACGAAGTCTCCGCCATGAGCCGCGAACTCGCCCGGCGCGAGAGAGACCGTCAGCGTCAACTCAGCCGCGCTCGACAACTTCAAAATCACCTCATGTCGGGCAAGAACGCCAATTGTCACCGTTGGTCCGCCACGGCATTCCAGCCGGCCGACGAAGTTGCGGGCGACTTTGCCGAGATCATGGATCTCGACGACGGCTCGGTGCTGATTTGCCTGGCGGATGTCTCCGGTCACGGCATTGCCGCCGCGATGGGCGCCGCCATGGTCAAGGCGCTACTGCTCTCACTCGACCTGTCAAGGCGGACGCCGGCGGACCTGCTGAACCAGATGAATGCCCGCTATCTCGACGCGAGTCTTCCCGATGACTTTGTCTCCATGATTGTCGTTCGCATCAGCGCGGCGAGGGATGCCGCCACCTATGCGAGCGCGGGTCACGAGACCTGCTACATTCGCCGACACGTTGGCCAGGTGATGGAACTGCGATCGACGGGAACTCTGTTGGGCATGTGTGACGATGCGGATTGTCAGGATGCCACGGTGCCCATGATGGCCGGCGACACCATCGTTCTGGTCTCCGATGGGGTGTCGGAAGCGATGAATGAGAACGGCGACCTTTACGGCCGGCCCAGGCTTGTCGAACTGATTGCCGCCTCTTCCTCGCACACGCCAGAACAATTGGTCACGCAGATCTGTGATGATGTGGAGCGCCACCGTCGATCTGCCCGCCGCGCAGATGATATGACCATCGTAGCGTTCACGATCGATTCTCAGAATTGA
- a CDS encoding copper-translocating P-type ATPase has protein sequence MHEHGRHQPARNEDQERSERQGAAHTSPARQEEHTHPEAEGESGHDHRSHHAHMVADFRRRFWISLVLTVPVVALAPMIQRWLGLAEILRFSGDAYLQFALGSIVYFYGGWPFLKGLFVELRHRMPGMMTLIALAISVAYFYSSAVVFGLKGEVFFWELATLIDIMLLGHWIEMRSVMGASAALETLVRLMPSEAHLVMEDGNTRDVKVISLAHGDRTLIKPGEKIPTDGVVVEGRSTVNESMLTGESTPVEKGEGDQVIGGAINGEASLIVEVQKTGDQTYLSQVVEMVRQAQESKSRTQDLANRAALWLTIIAISVGAVTMVTWTLLGKPFDFALERTVTVMVIACPHALGLAVPLVVSVSTAIAARNGLLIRDRSAFERARDLNAIVFDKTGTLTEGRFGVTDVISVGRRSTDELLTLAAGLESQSEHPIGEGVVRGAEERGLKYSAPQEFKAIAGKGAEALVDGTRLKIVSPGYLRENNLTVKDDRIVKVAEEGKTVVYLVIDDSVEGAIALADIIRPESREALSRLKEMGIQVMMLTGDAKAVAKWVSGELGLDEYFAEVLPDQKASKIKEIQSRGLVVAMTGDGVNDAPALTQADVGIAVGAGTDVAIESADIVLVRSDPRDVTAVVELARATYRKMVQNLWWATGYNAFAIPLAAGVLSGMGIVLSPAVGAALMSLSTVVVAINARFLRVERLD, from the coding sequence ATGCACGAGCACGGTCGACACCAACCAGCCCGCAACGAGGATCAAGAGCGCTCGGAACGCCAGGGTGCCGCACACACTTCGCCTGCACGCCAGGAGGAGCACACCCATCCTGAGGCTGAGGGCGAGAGCGGGCACGATCACCGCAGCCACCACGCGCACATGGTGGCCGACTTCCGCCGGCGGTTCTGGATCTCCCTGGTCCTCACGGTCCCGGTCGTCGCCCTGGCCCCCATGATTCAGCGCTGGTTGGGGCTGGCGGAGATTCTGCGCTTCTCCGGCGATGCGTACCTCCAGTTCGCTCTGGGCTCGATTGTCTACTTCTATGGCGGCTGGCCGTTCCTTAAGGGTCTGTTCGTCGAGTTGCGCCATCGAATGCCCGGCATGATGACGCTGATTGCCCTGGCCATCTCGGTCGCGTACTTCTACTCGAGTGCCGTGGTGTTCGGGCTGAAAGGCGAGGTGTTCTTCTGGGAACTGGCAACGCTTATCGACATTATGCTGCTCGGTCACTGGATCGAGATGCGTTCAGTCATGGGCGCCTCGGCGGCGCTGGAGACGCTTGTCCGCCTGATGCCCTCTGAAGCGCACCTCGTGATGGAGGATGGCAACACGCGCGACGTAAAGGTCATTAGTCTCGCGCATGGAGACAGAACGCTCATCAAGCCCGGCGAGAAGATTCCCACGGACGGCGTAGTCGTCGAGGGTCGCTCGACTGTCAACGAGTCCATGCTGACCGGCGAGAGCACGCCGGTCGAGAAGGGTGAGGGCGATCAGGTCATCGGCGGAGCCATCAACGGCGAAGCCTCGCTCATCGTCGAAGTGCAAAAAACCGGCGATCAGACGTACCTCTCGCAGGTCGTCGAGATGGTCCGCCAGGCGCAGGAGTCCAAGTCCCGGACGCAGGACCTTGCAAACCGAGCCGCGTTGTGGCTGACGATCATCGCGATTTCCGTCGGTGCCGTCACGATGGTGACTTGGACGCTACTGGGCAAGCCCTTTGACTTTGCGCTGGAGAGGACTGTGACGGTCATGGTCATCGCATGTCCGCACGCGCTGGGGCTGGCCGTACCTCTCGTGGTGTCGGTATCCACGGCCATCGCGGCCCGCAACGGGCTGCTCATTCGCGACCGAAGCGCATTTGAACGGGCGCGTGACCTCAATGCCATCGTCTTTGACAAGACAGGCACACTCACCGAGGGACGCTTCGGCGTAACGGACGTCATTTCGGTCGGGCGCCGATCGACGGATGAACTGCTCACCCTTGCTGCGGGCCTCGAAAGTCAGTCCGAGCACCCGATCGGCGAAGGTGTCGTGCGGGGCGCGGAAGAGCGCGGCCTGAAGTACAGCGCACCTCAGGAGTTCAAGGCCATCGCCGGCAAAGGCGCAGAGGCGCTGGTTGACGGGACACGACTCAAGATCGTCAGTCCAGGCTACCTGAGGGAAAACAACCTCACTGTCAAAGATGATCGCATCGTCAAGGTCGCCGAGGAGGGCAAGACCGTCGTTTATTTGGTCATCGATGACAGCGTCGAGGGGGCCATCGCGCTAGCAGACATCATCCGGCCTGAGTCGCGCGAAGCCCTGAGTCGACTCAAGGAGATGGGAATCCAGGTCATGATGCTGACCGGCGATGCAAAGGCGGTCGCGAAGTGGGTATCAGGTGAACTTGGATTAGACGAGTATTTCGCCGAGGTTCTGCCGGATCAGAAGGCGTCAAAGATCAAAGAAATCCAATCGCGCGGCCTGGTGGTCGCAATGACCGGCGATGGGGTCAACGATGCGCCCGCGCTCACCCAGGCGGATGTCGGCATCGCGGTGGGTGCGGGAACAGATGTGGCCATCGAGTCGGCCGACATCGTGCTCGTTCGCTCTGACCCGCGTGATGTAACCGCCGTCGTCGAACTCGCACGAGCGACCTATCGCAAGATGGTCCAGAACCTCTGGTGGGCGACGGGCTACAACGCGTTTGCAATCCCGCTTGCCGCAGGCGTGCTCAGCGGAATGGGCATTGTGCTCTCCCCGGCTGTCGGAGCGGCACTGATGTCACTGTCGACCGTGGTTGTGGCTATCAATGCCCGTTTCCTTCGCGTGGAACGCTTGGATTGA
- a CDS encoding periplasmic heavy metal sensor, whose protein sequence is MTRTRTSRILAIVASLLASTGRISGTLAQSTPSADATHSQHAQHADAAKPDAPLVEPSMKDLIDQLAALRGEIAKLQAALSQGHASSQGMSPPPAQNEMQRRMGKGPMGEAPALATAGGVGGMSGKSGPPGMAGGGMGRSDMDMKTMGSGTSGGASGVGGRMDQMMKMMGMGEMPMGGAGSPAIMNMPSALPGFPGASHIYHIGATGFFLDHTEHITLTLEQRTALNQQKEQTLLRQAELQRMIEQAEQELWLLTAADQPDAVAIEQKVQEVARKQGEQRLAFIRAVGEAARLLTDEQRQQLTGMLPPAPTSSVPTSPRAPAATQGGGMDDM, encoded by the coding sequence ATGACACGTACACGGACTTCAAGAATTCTCGCCATCGTGGCCTCGTTGCTGGCCTCCACAGGGAGAATCTCGGGCACGCTGGCGCAATCGACGCCTTCGGCCGACGCCACACATTCGCAGCATGCTCAGCACGCTGACGCTGCGAAACCGGATGCGCCTCTGGTCGAGCCTTCCATGAAGGATTTGATTGATCAGCTCGCTGCACTGCGTGGCGAGATTGCCAAATTGCAGGCCGCACTGTCGCAGGGCCATGCTTCGTCGCAGGGGATGTCGCCGCCTCCCGCTCAAAATGAGATGCAGCGTCGTATGGGCAAGGGTCCGATGGGAGAGGCGCCGGCGCTGGCGACGGCTGGCGGTGTCGGCGGGATGTCAGGCAAATCCGGGCCGCCGGGGATGGCCGGCGGTGGCATGGGCAGGTCGGATATGGACATGAAGACGATGGGCAGTGGGACGTCCGGCGGCGCCTCTGGAGTGGGAGGCAGGATGGACCAGATGATGAAGATGATGGGCATGGGTGAGATGCCTATGGGCGGCGCTGGCAGTCCTGCGATCATGAACATGCCCTCGGCACTCCCCGGCTTCCCTGGCGCATCGCATATCTACCACATTGGCGCCACCGGCTTCTTCCTCGATCACACGGAGCATATCACACTGACGCTTGAGCAGCGGACTGCGCTTAACCAGCAGAAGGAGCAGACTCTGCTCCGTCAGGCCGAGTTGCAGCGGATGATCGAGCAGGCCGAGCAGGAACTTTGGCTGCTGACCGCCGCCGATCAGCCCGATGCCGTGGCGATTGAGCAGAAGGTGCAGGAGGTCGCGCGGAAGCAGGGCGAACAGCGGCTGGCGTTCATCCGTGCGGTGGGCGAGGCTGCGCGCCTGCTCACCGATGAACAGCGCCAGCAACTCACCGGGATGCTTCCGCCAGCGCCAACATCTTCGGTCCCGACCTCTCCGCGAGCGCCGGCCGCGACCCAGGGCGGCGGTATGGACGACATGTGA
- a CDS encoding glycogen-binding domain-containing protein, with protein MTKTVQSTKIRSHTFTVAAPRSREVLIAGSFNAWKGQPMKRSRSGEWSASIDLKPGRHEFKFIIDGEWCCEFGCDGPHEGCPKCVRNSFGTMNRVLEIH; from the coding sequence ATGACCAAGACTGTTCAATCAACCAAGATTCGGTCCCACACCTTCACCGTGGCCGCCCCTCGATCGAGGGAGGTTCTCATCGCCGGCTCGTTCAACGCCTGGAAGGGCCAGCCCATGAAGCGAAGTCGATCCGGTGAGTGGTCTGCGAGCATTGATCTGAAGCCGGGCCGCCACGAATTCAAGTTCATCATCGATGGCGAGTGGTGTTGTGAGTTCGGTTGCGATGGGCCGCACGAAGGCTGCCCCAAGTGCGTGCGCAACTCGTTTGGCACGATGAACCGCGTGCTCGAGATCCACTGA